The following proteins come from a genomic window of Macadamia integrifolia cultivar HAES 741 chromosome 14, SCU_Mint_v3, whole genome shotgun sequence:
- the LOC122061089 gene encoding cationic peroxidase 1-like, whose protein sequence is MAPSSSSFSTTLSVFLLVLVGMASAQLSSTYYNTSCPNVLSTIKSAVNSAVANERRMGASLLRLHFHDCFVNGCDASILLDDTSTFTGEKTAKPNNGSVRGFEVIDTIKSKVESICPGVVSCADIVAIAARDSVVALGGQSWTVQLGRRDSTTASLSTANSDIPAPSLNLSGLISAFSKKGFTAKEMVALSGSHTIGQARCTNFRARIYNETNIDQSFASSLKSNCPSTGSDNNLSPLDAISQTTFDNAYYKNLVREKGLLHSDQQLYSGGSTDSQVTTYSTSSSTFLTDFANAMVKMGNLSPLTGTSGQIRTNCRKTN, encoded by the exons ATGgctccttcttcctcctcatttAGTACCACTTTGTCTGTGTTTCTTTTGGTTCTGGTTGGGATGGCCTCAGCTCAGCTATCCTCAACTTACTATAATACTTCATGTCCCAACGTCCTCTCAACCATCAAGTCTGCAGTTAACTCTGCTGTGGCCAATGAACGTCGAATGGGAGCTTCCCTTCTTCGTCTACATTTCCATGATTGCTTTGTCAAt GGTTGCGATGCATCTATTCTGTTGGATGATACGTCGACATTCACCGGAGAGAAGACGGCCAAACCAAATAACGGATCAGTCCGAGGGTTTGAAGTGATCGACACTATCAAATCCAAAGTCGAAAGCATCTGCCCCGGCGTTGTCTCCTGTGCTGATATTGTTGCTATTGCTGCTCGTGATTCAGTCGTTGCT TTGGGTGGGCAATCCTGGACTGTTCAGCTAGGAAGAAGAGATTCGACCACAGCAAGTTTAAGCACGGCAAACAGTGACATCCCTGCCCCTTCCTTGAATCTAAGTGGCCTTATCTCTGCCTTCTCCAAAAAGGGTTTCACTGCTAAGGAAATGGTGGCTCTATCAGGATCTCACACCATAGGCCAAGCTAGGTGCACAAATTTCAGAGCTCGTATCTATAATGAGACCAACATTGATCAATCCTTTGCATCATCGCTCAAGTCAAATTGCCCGAGCACCGGTAGTGACAACAATCTCTCCCCTCTTGATGCTATAAGCCAAACTACCTTTGATAATGCTTATTACAAGAACCTGGTGAGGGAGAAGGGATTGTTACACTCGGACCAACAGCTCTACAGTGGTGGCTCCACTGATTCTCAGGTTACCACCTATAGTACAAGCTCCTCCACTTTCTTAACTGATTTTGCAAATGCAATGGTCAAGATGGGAAATCTCAGTCCACTCACAGGGACTAGTGGCCAGATTAGAACCAATTGCAGGAAGACCAATTAG